One window from the genome of Gemmatimonadota bacterium encodes:
- the dnaA gene encoding chromosomal replication initiator protein DnaA, with the protein MTLTAAEVWSRLLDRAKTELPAHVVETWLIPLEPAVYADSQLTLTAPDQWSVEWNETKHSALLESYGPICIGEPLKIVLKVQQERITRQQMDLFVPQSGATITPPRRDNNVVLSVLSDRYTFANFVVGRSNELAAAAATSVASAPGKSYNPLFIHGATGLGKTHLMQAIAHEILTRNPNTRVMYISTEQFTNDVITSIGRRTMVDFRRRYRESDLLLVDDVQFLGGKEATQEEFFHTFNAVYEAGRQIVLTSDRPPSEIQKLEARLVSRFEWGMVADVIQPDLEHRIAILREKSQADHLEQTIPDDVLHFIADNVRANVRELEGAIIKLLAFASLKRRVVTVELAREALRDKLKANDDAPPRSSRHDRMRTVQQRVAAEWGVTIEGLQSKTRTKTLTVPRQVAMFLSRELLGLQLVEIGLAFGGRDHSTVIHSIERVGEEMRDDAAFRNRVEKVRETLRREQ; encoded by the coding sequence ATGACCCTCACCGCCGCCGAAGTCTGGTCTCGACTGCTCGATCGGGCAAAAACCGAACTCCCGGCGCACGTCGTCGAGACTTGGTTGATTCCCCTAGAACCAGCGGTGTATGCCGACTCGCAGCTCACGCTGACCGCCCCAGACCAATGGTCCGTTGAGTGGAACGAAACAAAACACAGCGCCCTCCTCGAAAGCTATGGCCCGATCTGTATCGGCGAGCCACTCAAAATTGTTCTTAAGGTCCAGCAGGAGCGTATAACACGCCAGCAAATGGACCTGTTTGTACCGCAATCTGGCGCCACCATAACGCCACCAAGGCGCGACAATAACGTCGTTTTAAGTGTTTTGAGCGATCGTTACACCTTCGCCAACTTCGTGGTCGGACGCTCAAACGAACTTGCTGCCGCTGCTGCCACCTCCGTCGCCAGCGCTCCAGGAAAGAGCTACAACCCGCTCTTCATTCACGGCGCCACGGGGCTTGGCAAAACCCACCTGATGCAGGCGATTGCGCACGAAATCCTCACGCGCAATCCCAACACCCGCGTCATGTACATCAGCACCGAGCAGTTCACCAACGACGTCATTACCTCGATCGGCCGGCGCACCATGGTGGACTTTCGCCGGCGATATCGAGAATCCGACCTGCTCCTCGTCGACGACGTGCAATTCCTCGGCGGCAAGGAAGCCACCCAGGAAGAGTTCTTTCACACGTTTAATGCCGTCTACGAGGCCGGTCGCCAGATCGTCCTCACGAGCGACCGGCCACCGTCTGAAATTCAAAAACTCGAAGCGCGCCTTGTGTCACGCTTCGAGTGGGGTATGGTCGCCGATGTCATTCAGCCGGACCTTGAGCACCGCATCGCCATTCTCCGAGAGAAATCGCAAGCGGATCACCTCGAGCAGACCATCCCGGACGATGTGCTGCACTTCATTGCGGATAACGTACGCGCCAACGTGCGAGAGCTTGAGGGAGCCATCATCAAGCTGCTCGCCTTTGCCTCGCTCAAGCGGCGCGTGGTCACGGTCGAGCTCGCCCGCGAAGCACTTCGGGACAAACTGAAAGCAAATGATGACGCACCACCCCGGAGTTCGCGTCATGATCGCATGCGCACCGTCCAACAGCGGGTCGCCGCGGAGTGGGGGGTCACCATTGAGGGGCTCCAGTCCAAAACCAGGACCAAGACCCTGACGGTGCCACGTCAGGTGGCCATGTTCCTCTCGCGGGAGCTCCTGGGGCTACAGCTGGTCGAGATCGGCCTCGCCTTTGGGGGACGAGACCATTCGACCGTTATTCATAGTATTGAGCGGGTTGGTGAGGAAATGCGGGACGATGCCGCCTTCCGAAACCGTGTGGAAAAGGTGAGGGAAACTTTGCGTCGTGAACAATGA
- the rpmH gene encoding 50S ribosomal protein L34, whose amino-acid sequence MGKPTYRPRNTRRLKTHGFRARMEDKWGRDVLSRRRKKGRKRLTVKLPSKYAGV is encoded by the coding sequence ATGGGTAAGCCGACCTATCGTCCGCGCAATACGCGTCGTCTCAAGACGCATGGTTTTCGTGCGCGGATGGAAGACAAGTGGGGCCGGGACGTATTGAGCCGCCGTCGCAAGAAGGGGCGCAAGCGCTTGACCGTTAAGCTCCCGTCGAAGTACGCCGGCGTCTGA
- the yidD gene encoding membrane protein insertion efficiency factor YidD has product MRHVFIWFVRAYQVALSPLLPPSCRYFPSCSAYAIEALEKYGAWRGGWMAARRIARCHPFRAGGFDPVP; this is encoded by the coding sequence ATGCGACACGTGTTCATCTGGTTCGTGCGTGCGTATCAAGTGGCACTCTCACCACTGCTGCCACCGTCGTGTCGGTATTTTCCAAGTTGTTCAGCATATGCGATTGAGGCGCTCGAGAAGTATGGTGCGTGGCGCGGCGGCTGGATGGCGGCGCGACGCATTGCGCGGTGTCATCCGTTTCGTGCCGGCGGCTTTGATCCGGTTCCCTAA
- a CDS encoding YidC/Oxa1 family insertase periplasmic-domain containing protein: MEKRFVLALLLTGAVVAVTPLLMPTPPAPAVSTTAADSSATGAAASSNASAPVTSPAALAPKADLTTVPGAAPLALPATAAETVLVHAPLAVMSFSTVGAAPLTVQLDSYPALNAGRAKGAARPAVTLRHGAEPMLRYRVIMANDTVRFDAATFTATRGTAGADSTLTFAATHGAMTLQVRYQFPSTIERAYISRVGITVAGTTGPAFLLVDLPRGFDTQEADSVGDATLLAYSVKPVNQGARGTPFTKLDSGEKKLEPGPLSWAVAKNKYFMVGLLTPTNGKPIAEAHLEGGARTRKQATHGRAEVVLALDNGKADFELYAGPQSWPRLVKMGRDFETANPYGGFLQPVVQPFSTIVMRMLLWMKRTVRLDYGWVLIIFGVSVRLIMWPLNQSAMRSSIKMQRLQPELQEVQAKFKSDPQKQQQEIMRVYKEHGMSPFSPLAGCLPALIPMPVLMALFFVFQNTIEFRGVSFLWLPDISLHDPLYILPLAMGASMAVLSWIGMRNAPPNPQAKMMAWMFPAILTMALINSAGGLSLYYFIQNLAALPQQWLIANERAKAAKS, encoded by the coding sequence ATGGAAAAGCGTTTCGTTCTCGCCCTGCTGTTGACGGGTGCTGTGGTGGCGGTGACGCCGCTCTTGATGCCGACTCCACCGGCTCCTGCCGTTTCGACCACCGCTGCGGATTCATCCGCGACGGGCGCCGCGGCTTCATCCAACGCGAGCGCGCCGGTGACGTCTCCGGCCGCGCTGGCGCCCAAAGCCGACCTGACCACAGTCCCAGGAGCGGCGCCCCTCGCGCTCCCCGCGACAGCGGCCGAGACGGTGCTGGTGCATGCTCCGCTGGCGGTGATGTCGTTTAGCACGGTTGGCGCGGCACCGCTCACCGTGCAGTTGGACAGCTACCCCGCGCTCAATGCCGGGCGAGCGAAAGGCGCGGCCCGTCCCGCCGTGACGCTCCGTCACGGCGCCGAGCCGATGTTGCGCTACCGCGTCATTATGGCGAACGACACGGTGCGGTTTGATGCCGCGACGTTCACGGCGACGCGTGGGACTGCCGGCGCGGATTCCACACTGACGTTTGCCGCCACGCATGGCGCCATGACGCTGCAGGTTCGCTATCAGTTTCCGTCGACGATTGAGCGCGCGTACATCTCGCGTGTGGGTATCACGGTAGCAGGAACGACCGGGCCCGCCTTTTTGCTCGTCGACCTTCCCCGCGGCTTCGATACACAGGAAGCCGATAGTGTGGGCGACGCGACGCTGCTCGCATACTCTGTGAAGCCGGTCAATCAGGGCGCACGCGGCACGCCCTTCACCAAGCTGGATTCTGGCGAAAAGAAACTCGAGCCGGGTCCGTTGTCGTGGGCGGTGGCCAAGAACAAATACTTCATGGTTGGCCTCCTTACACCGACCAATGGAAAGCCGATCGCGGAAGCGCATCTCGAAGGAGGCGCGCGCACACGAAAGCAGGCGACCCACGGCCGCGCAGAAGTGGTGCTCGCGCTCGACAACGGCAAGGCTGATTTTGAGCTGTACGCTGGGCCGCAGTCGTGGCCGCGCCTCGTGAAGATGGGGCGCGACTTTGAAACGGCAAACCCGTACGGCGGATTTTTGCAGCCCGTGGTGCAGCCGTTCTCGACCATCGTCATGCGCATGCTGCTCTGGATGAAGCGCACCGTGCGCCTCGATTACGGATGGGTGCTCATCATCTTTGGCGTGTCGGTGCGGCTCATTATGTGGCCGCTCAACCAGTCGGCGATGCGCTCGAGCATCAAGATGCAGCGCCTCCAGCCGGAGCTGCAGGAAGTACAAGCCAAGTTCAAAAGCGATCCGCAGAAGCAGCAGCAGGAAATCATGCGGGTGTACAAAGAGCATGGGATGAGTCCGTTCAGCCCGCTGGCGGGCTGTTTACCGGCCCTGATTCCGATGCCCGTGCTCATGGCGCTGTTCTTTGTTTTTCAGAACACCATTGAATTTCGCGGCGTGAGTTTCTTGTGGCTGCCGGATATTTCGCTTCACGATCCGCTGTACATCTTGCCGTTGGCGATGGGCGCTTCTATGGCCGTGCTTTCGTGGATTGGCATGCGCAACGCGCCTCCGAATCCGCAGGCCAAGATGATGGCGTGGATGTTCCCCGCCATTTTGACCATGGCACTGATCAACTCGGCGGGCGGGCTCAGCTTGTACTACTTCATTCAGAATCTTGCGGCGCTGCCGCAGCAGTGGCTGATCGCCAATGAACGGGCGAAGGCGGCCAAGAGCTGA
- the mnmE gene encoding tRNA uridine-5-carboxymethylaminomethyl(34) synthesis GTPase MnmE, translating to MSAPLGALIRGDTIAAIASAPGRGAIAMVRLSGPQAVDIARQIAAPWPATARRATRCTVRDPERGDVLDDAMVTVFPGPGSYTGETVVEFCTHGGTFVPAAVLAALVYAGARPAEPGEFTERAVLNGKLDLVRAEAVADLIDARSRAQHRTAIAHLHGALSTHLMALRDELLTLDALLAFDIDFPEEDAGPLPRARVDVACNEVLGRLETLLATVPAAMLGRDGAMVVLAGAPNAGKSSLLNALIGETRVIVSEVPGTTRDAVEVLLEHDPWPLRLVDTAGLRDSDDPVERLGIEVSARYLAQAHVVLACAETRDGLATTTAIVRLHTDAPIVPVLTKCDLVAKSHEISRASEISVVSAVTGDGLAALRATMTVAVERSVGAPPADTPMVTRARHRAALTQARDELLAFRAAWSSATLPAPVAAVHVRAAVHALDELIGAVDVEEVFARVFSTFCVGK from the coding sequence ATGAGCGCGCCGCTCGGCGCGCTCATTCGGGGTGACACGATCGCGGCGATCGCGAGCGCGCCGGGCCGTGGCGCGATTGCCATGGTGCGACTGAGTGGACCGCAGGCCGTGGACATTGCGCGTCAGATTGCGGCGCCCTGGCCGGCGACGGCACGGCGCGCGACACGCTGCACGGTGCGTGATCCCGAGCGCGGCGACGTCCTGGACGACGCGATGGTGACCGTCTTTCCAGGTCCTGGATCCTACACGGGCGAAACTGTTGTCGAGTTCTGTACGCATGGCGGAACGTTTGTGCCGGCGGCGGTCCTCGCGGCTCTCGTGTATGCGGGTGCGCGCCCGGCCGAACCCGGCGAGTTCACGGAACGTGCGGTGCTCAACGGGAAACTGGACCTCGTGCGCGCGGAGGCGGTGGCTGACTTGATTGACGCGCGGTCACGCGCGCAGCACCGCACGGCGATTGCCCATCTTCATGGGGCGCTGAGTACACATCTCATGGCGTTGCGCGACGAACTGCTGACCCTCGATGCGCTCTTGGCGTTTGATATTGATTTTCCCGAGGAAGATGCCGGCCCGTTGCCCCGCGCCCGTGTTGACGTGGCGTGCAACGAGGTGCTTGGCCGGCTGGAAACGCTGCTCGCGACCGTCCCCGCCGCGATGCTCGGACGGGACGGCGCGATGGTGGTGCTCGCTGGCGCGCCGAACGCGGGAAAATCGTCGTTGCTCAACGCGCTGATTGGCGAGACGCGCGTCATCGTCAGTGAGGTGCCAGGGACCACACGCGATGCCGTCGAGGTGCTCCTCGAACACGATCCGTGGCCGCTCCGTCTGGTGGATACGGCAGGGTTGCGCGACAGTGACGACCCGGTGGAACGACTCGGGATTGAGGTCAGCGCGCGGTATTTGGCGCAGGCGCACGTGGTGTTGGCGTGCGCCGAGACGCGCGACGGGTTGGCGACAACCACGGCGATTGTTCGATTGCACACCGACGCGCCGATTGTGCCGGTGCTGACGAAATGTGATTTAGTAGCAAAAAGTCACGAAATATCACGCGCGTCGGAAATATCCGTGGTGAGCGCTGTCACCGGAGACGGTCTCGCGGCGCTCCGTGCAACGATGACCGTCGCGGTCGAGCGGTCCGTCGGCGCGCCGCCGGCGGACACACCGATGGTCACGCGGGCGCGTCACCGTGCAGCGCTGACGCAGGCACGGGACGAACTTCTCGCGTTTCGCGCGGCGTGGTCATCCGCCACTTTGCCGGCGCCCGTGGCTGCGGTGCATGTGCGTGCTGCAGTTCACGCGCTCGATGAATTGATTGGCGCGGTGGACGTTGAAGAGGTGTTTGCGCGCGTGTTTTCGACGTTCTGTGTGGGCAAATAG
- a CDS encoding DUF2268 domain-containing putative Zn-dependent protease (predicted Zn-dependent protease with a strongly conserved HExxH motif) — protein sequence MLINLLPDFLEVLQSTDAVAAYHRYFEAHRATLEAYWHNYVIDPSGQHFEDVVADTVRASRDDLHAMLARTDIVTLARNAEEQCRQLFEVDSHVDVVLMVGVGAANAGELVVNGRGVAFVCLEHFTGVNNPTTHALGLDPELLPMWLAHEIAHCVRYTSPQSRSELRQLVSAAGGYYSYWETGRDATLRELLVNEGLAVQAARRFSPGHAPWEYFGYQRKQYARIRELEAVLSRAVTDDLDRTGLGLRLRYLSGGMSDEARTVQRYVLPERAGYFLGARMVEDAIAEKGLAWALRAGAHELLDVSDSAARTA from the coding sequence ATGCTGATCAACCTGCTGCCGGACTTTCTTGAAGTTCTTCAGAGCACCGACGCAGTCGCGGCATACCACCGCTACTTCGAGGCGCACCGGGCGACGCTCGAAGCGTACTGGCACAACTATGTGATTGATCCGTCAGGGCAGCATTTCGAGGACGTCGTCGCAGACACGGTCCGGGCCAGTCGCGACGACCTCCACGCAATGCTCGCCCGAACGGATATCGTGACCCTCGCGCGAAACGCCGAGGAGCAGTGCCGCCAGTTGTTTGAAGTGGATAGCCACGTCGATGTCGTGCTCATGGTCGGCGTTGGGGCGGCAAACGCCGGGGAACTTGTCGTCAACGGTCGAGGCGTCGCGTTCGTCTGCCTCGAACATTTCACTGGCGTCAACAATCCCACCACCCACGCCCTTGGGCTCGATCCCGAGCTGCTGCCGATGTGGCTGGCGCATGAAATCGCCCACTGTGTGCGCTACACATCGCCGCAAAGCCGTAGTGAACTCCGGCAGCTCGTCAGCGCCGCCGGGGGATACTACTCCTATTGGGAAACCGGTCGCGACGCCACGCTCCGCGAACTGCTGGTCAACGAAGGCCTCGCCGTACAGGCCGCTCGGCGCTTCAGCCCGGGCCACGCCCCGTGGGAATATTTCGGGTATCAGCGCAAGCAGTACGCGCGCATCCGTGAGTTGGAGGCCGTCCTGTCCCGAGCCGTCACCGACGATCTGGACCGCACCGGCCTTGGGTTGCGCCTCCGGTATCTCTCGGGTGGCATGAGCGACGAAGCCCGCACCGTGCAGCGCTACGTCCTGCCGGAGCGCGCGGGCTACTTCCTTGGCGCACGCATGGTTGAGGACGCGATCGCCGAGAAGGGGCTCGCCTGGGCGTTGCGCGCGGGCGCGCACGAACTGCTCGACGTCTCAGACTCCGCAGCACGCACCGCGTAG
- the upp gene encoding uracil phosphoribosyltransferase, whose translation MPTTPALNGLTLVRHPLVQHKVTILRDKATPTKIFKELVDEIAMLMAYEATIDLALEPVGVETPLEQTIGQRVAGKKLTLVPILRAGLGMVEGILKLVPSARVGHIGLYRDHDTLEPVAYYFKIPGDASERDFLLLDPMLATGGSAVAALDALKKAGAQRIRFLCLVAAPAGVERVHAAHPDVPIFCAALDRELNERGYILPGLGDAGDRLFGTR comes from the coding sequence ATGCCGACTACCCCTGCCCTCAACGGACTGACCCTCGTCCGCCATCCGCTGGTCCAGCACAAGGTCACCATCCTGCGCGACAAAGCGACGCCGACAAAGATATTTAAGGAACTCGTCGACGAAATCGCCATGCTCATGGCCTACGAGGCCACCATCGACCTCGCCCTAGAACCGGTCGGGGTGGAAACCCCACTGGAGCAGACCATTGGGCAACGTGTGGCCGGGAAAAAACTGACACTCGTTCCCATCCTGCGCGCCGGCCTCGGTATGGTAGAGGGGATTCTCAAGCTCGTGCCGTCGGCGCGGGTCGGACATATTGGCCTTTATCGCGATCACGACACGCTCGAACCGGTTGCGTACTACTTCAAGATTCCCGGCGACGCGTCAGAACGGGACTTTCTGTTACTCGATCCCATGCTCGCAACCGGCGGCAGCGCCGTCGCAGCACTCGACGCGCTCAAAAAAGCCGGCGCGCAGCGTATTCGTTTTCTCTGCCTCGTCGCCGCCCCCGCCGGCGTCGAGCGCGTGCACGCCGCGCATCCGGATGTGCCGATCTTCTGCGCCGCGCTCGATCGCGAACTCAATGAGCGCGGCTACATCTTGCCCGGACTCGGCGACGCCGGCGATCGGTTGTTCGGCACGCGCTGA
- a CDS encoding recombinase family protein translates to MKKLTVVYCRVSSKNQSLERQEHGLSHSATILGGLKTQADRIYSEKVSGAVKFSERTEGRKLLDAVSNGEIGTIHFTELSRVGRNTIDVLTTMQFFAEHLVQVIIAKENIRLLTETGEIDNVSNMIMTVLGCVAQMERQTIRERTLEGIALARIKGKYLGRKVGTVESRAKFLSKPQSVKAIKLLRDNLSVTHVSKILNASPITISKVRRMIVDKNGVFTC, encoded by the coding sequence TTGAAGAAACTCACTGTCGTCTATTGCAGAGTCAGTAGTAAGAACCAGTCACTGGAACGTCAGGAACACGGACTTTCTCATTCTGCGACGATTCTAGGCGGTTTAAAGACACAAGCAGATAGGATTTACTCGGAAAAGGTGAGTGGTGCGGTCAAGTTCTCGGAACGAACAGAAGGTCGGAAACTTCTAGATGCAGTATCTAACGGTGAGATTGGCACGATTCACTTCACAGAACTGTCAAGAGTTGGACGAAATACCATTGATGTACTGACTACGATGCAGTTCTTTGCCGAGCATCTAGTTCAAGTCATCATCGCCAAAGAAAACATCCGACTGCTAACAGAGACAGGAGAAATAGACAACGTCAGCAACATGATTATGACGGTGCTTGGTTGCGTTGCACAGATGGAACGTCAAACAATACGAGAGAGAACGCTAGAGGGTATTGCACTAGCTCGCATCAAAGGAAAATATCTAGGACGCAAGGTTGGTACTGTTGAATCTCGCGCGAAGTTCTTGAGCAAGCCGCAATCAGTGAAAGCGATTAAACTGTTAAGAGACAATCTTTCCGTAACTCACGTTAGTAAAATCCTGAATGCATCGCCAATAACGATTTCTAAAGTTCGCAGAATGATAGTTGATAAGAACGGAGTTTTTACATGCTAA
- a CDS encoding HNH endonuclease, which translates to MRYAAKWLGFDRGREGSYEEVYWLGVLRTLANHEGESIREESSPVYTSLSQEFPETAWIGTSPDRNFFRGYQSPWTLLGVLTPTIKTKGAIHVTPLGRALLEDRVSTRAVWIQAMAELVEEDGERSFAVLASAFLDVGDQTLSFEQIYWGIEHNWRPGDGSLLAALASNSQPPDDKTTPARRLRAMLKVMVRHGLLTQTGDGWQARSPDLLSAIVHGKTIGDYPPVAVVPASTSTLPDGELATLANEADAMPMPVRERIMRAIAVRRGQPRFRRQLLALYQGRCAITQFDAAAALEAAHIVPFSVDGTHAPENGLLLRADVHTLFDLNYIGVDPASFSVVMSKRIAATKYGDLDGRSLHLPISIADYPSATHLQAHLAQLET; encoded by the coding sequence ATGAGATACGCCGCCAAATGGCTCGGTTTTGATCGTGGACGTGAGGGATCCTACGAGGAAGTCTATTGGCTAGGCGTCCTTCGAACTTTAGCTAATCACGAGGGCGAATCTATCCGCGAAGAGAGTTCGCCCGTGTACACTTCTCTTTCCCAAGAGTTTCCTGAAACGGCTTGGATTGGTACCAGCCCCGATCGCAACTTCTTTCGCGGGTATCAGAGTCCGTGGACCCTACTTGGAGTGCTAACCCCCACGATTAAAACAAAGGGGGCGATCCATGTGACTCCATTGGGACGTGCGCTCTTGGAAGACCGAGTTTCGACGCGTGCGGTCTGGATACAGGCGATGGCTGAGCTAGTCGAAGAAGACGGCGAGCGATCATTCGCCGTGCTCGCAAGTGCGTTTCTCGACGTCGGAGATCAAACTCTTTCTTTCGAACAGATCTACTGGGGTATCGAACATAACTGGCGTCCTGGCGACGGTTCACTTCTAGCAGCGCTCGCTTCGAATAGTCAGCCTCCAGACGACAAGACAACTCCAGCCCGTCGCTTACGCGCAATGCTAAAGGTGATGGTTCGTCACGGTTTGCTCACCCAGACAGGTGACGGTTGGCAGGCACGGTCACCTGATCTGCTTTCGGCTATCGTGCATGGGAAAACTATTGGCGATTACCCTCCAGTCGCCGTTGTGCCCGCTAGCACCAGCACGTTGCCAGACGGGGAACTTGCGACGCTCGCTAATGAAGCGGATGCTATGCCAATGCCCGTCCGCGAGAGAATCATGCGTGCCATAGCAGTGCGCCGTGGGCAGCCGCGTTTCAGAAGGCAGTTGCTCGCGCTCTATCAAGGACGATGCGCAATAACGCAGTTCGATGCCGCGGCTGCATTGGAGGCGGCGCATATCGTTCCGTTCTCTGTGGACGGCACGCATGCTCCAGAAAACGGACTCCTACTTCGAGCCGACGTGCATACCCTGTTCGACCTGAACTACATAGGGGTGGATCCTGCCAGCTTCTCTGTGGTTATGTCGAAGCGAATCGCTGCGACGAAATACGGCGACTTGGACGGGCGTTCCCTGCACCTTCCAATCAGCATTGCCGACTATCCGTCAGCGACTCATCTACAGGCACATCTCGCGCAGCTCGAAACCTGA
- a CDS encoding DNA cytosine methyltransferase produces the protein MSVAKTTKRARIKDSPTIFSLFSGGGGLDLGLDAVGFHTAVATDIDFHSCISLAQLNSRARQLNHNRPALIVKQDIRALDPVAIAEAADLRSGEISVLSGGPPCQAFSIFGKRRGMADARGTLAFEYLRVLKALNPETFLFENVFGLLTIDGGKLLELIVDKLSRPARGMRYEVSVLRLNSVSFGVPQYRDRVFLIGSRIGKAVGSIDSWTTEGSDLFSPAKPSYRNVRDALRGLPKIGTSDIANHTGREHSERIIDRYQSLKPGERDPKTRINRLDLDRPSFTIIVGSDKGGGKGHVHPTEPREVTPRESARIQTFPDWWSFSGTSRHPIRQVGNAVPPLLAAAVGNAIATQIFGRKRITLSDAVKSLGQEHLFQRK, from the coding sequence GTGAGCGTAGCGAAGACAACGAAACGCGCGCGCATTAAGGACTCACCCACAATCTTCAGTCTGTTTTCTGGAGGCGGTGGGCTTGACCTTGGTCTTGATGCTGTTGGCTTCCACACTGCCGTTGCGACGGACATTGACTTTCATAGCTGTATCTCGCTTGCACAACTCAACTCCCGTGCGAGGCAGCTGAACCACAATCGCCCAGCCCTCATTGTCAAGCAAGACATTAGGGCGCTTGATCCCGTGGCAATCGCAGAAGCCGCTGACCTACGCTCAGGCGAGATCAGTGTGCTTTCTGGTGGTCCACCATGCCAAGCATTCAGCATTTTTGGCAAACGTCGCGGCATGGCGGATGCTCGTGGAACCCTTGCCTTTGAGTACCTTCGCGTGCTGAAGGCACTCAATCCCGAAACTTTCTTGTTCGAGAATGTCTTCGGGCTCTTGACGATTGATGGCGGCAAGCTGCTTGAGCTCATCGTAGACAAACTTTCGCGTCCCGCACGTGGCATGCGCTACGAAGTATCTGTGCTACGCCTCAACTCCGTGAGCTTCGGAGTGCCGCAATACCGAGATCGAGTCTTCTTGATTGGCAGTCGTATCGGAAAGGCTGTGGGGTCTATTGACTCGTGGACGACGGAAGGTTCTGATCTCTTCTCGCCAGCCAAGCCTTCATACCGAAATGTCAGAGACGCGCTCAGGGGGCTGCCGAAGATCGGCACTTCCGACATCGCAAATCACACTGGCAGGGAACACAGTGAGCGAATCATCGATCGGTATCAGTCACTTAAGCCTGGCGAACGAGATCCCAAGACTCGCATCAACAGGCTGGATCTCGATAGACCGAGTTTCACAATCATCGTCGGCTCGGACAAGGGGGGTGGAAAGGGACATGTTCATCCGACTGAACCTCGTGAGGTTACACCAAGGGAAAGTGCTCGCATTCAAACTTTTCCTGACTGGTGGTCGTTTTCGGGGACTTCCCGTCATCCCATCCGTCAGGTTGGAAACGCCGTCCCTCCGCTGCTAGCAGCTGCCGTAGGGAACGCAATCGCCACTCAGATCTTTGGGCGAAAAAGGATTACTCTCAGTGACGCAGTGAAATCACTTGGGCAGGAACACCTTTTTCAGCGCAAGTGA